One window of the Dryobates pubescens isolate bDryPub1 chromosome 13, bDryPub1.pri, whole genome shotgun sequence genome contains the following:
- the AGXT gene encoding alanine--glyoxylate aminotransferase gives MATSLLRVPPPQGLLRPLAVPERLLLGPGPSNVPPRILAAGGRQLLGHMHPEVLQVMDEIKAGIQYAFQTQNQLTLAISGTGHCAMEAALLNLLEHGDTALVAINGIWGQRAADIARRLGASVHELLKPPGEYFTQWDIEEGLVHHKPSVLFITHGESSTGVLQPLEGLGELCHRHGCLLIVDAVASLGGAPIFMDQQEIDALYSGSQKVLNVPPGSALISFSQRAREKMLRRKTKPLSFYLDMGWLANYWGCDGEPRRYHHTAPINSFFSLREGLAMLAELGLESSWEQHQANCVQLCQGLRDLGLELFVKEEKARLPTVTTVRVPEGYDWKDIVAFLMDNHAIEIAGGLGPSLGKVLRIGLMGCNSTSCNVDRLLRALRDALGRCRRSSL, from the exons ATGGCCACCAGCCTGCTCCGCGTTCCCCcgccccaggggctgctccggCCCTTGGCTGTGCCAGAGAGGTTGCTGCTGGGTCCGGGGCCCAGCAATGTGCCCCCCCGCAtactggctgcagggggccgACAGCTCCTAGGCCATATGCACCCCGAggtgctgcag gtGATGGACGAGATCAAGGCAGGCATCCAGTATGCCTTCCAGACACAGAACCAGTTGACCTTGGCCATCAGTGGCACTGGCCACTGTGCCATGGAGGCTGCCCTCCTCAATCTGCTGGAGCACGGTGACACCGCGCTGGTGGCCATCAATGGCATCTGGGGACAACGCGCCGCCGACATCGCCAGGAGATTAG GAGCCAGTGTCCATGAGCTGCTGAAGCCACCGGGGGAGTACTTCACTCAGTGGGACATAGAGGAG GGCCTGGTGCACCACAAGCCCTCAGTGCTCTTCATCACCCATGGCGAGTCCTCCACTGGGGTGCTGCAGCCGCTGGAGGGGCTGGGCGAGCTGTGCCACCG GCATGGCTGTCTGCTAATCGTGGATGCGGTGGCATCACTTGGGGGAGCCCCCATCTTCATGGACCAGCAGG AGATTGATGCTCTGTACTCAGGGTCTCAGAAAGTCCTCAATGTCCCCCCGGGCAGTGCCCTCATCTCCTTCAGCCAGCGAGCCAG GGAGAAGATGCTAAGGAGGAAGACGAAGCCCTTGTCCTTCTACCTGGACATGGGCTGGCTGGCAAACTACTGGGGCTGCGACGGGGAGCCGCGGAG GTATCACCACACAGCACCCATCAACAGTTTCTTCAGCCTACGAGAAGGCTTAGccatgctggcagagctg GGTCTGGAGAGCTCATGGGAGCAGCACCAGGCTAACTGTGTTCAACTGTGTCAGGGCCTGCGTGATCTGGGTCTTGAGCTCTttgtgaaggaggag AAGGCAAGACTTCCCACCGTCACCACTGTCAGGGTGCCCGAGGGCTACGACTGGAAGGATATAGTAGCCTTTCTCATGGACAACCACGCCATCGAGATTGCTGGGGGCCTGGGTCCTTCTCTGGGCAAG GTCCTGCGAATCGGCCTCATGGGCTGCAACTCGACCAGCTGCAACGTGGACCGTCTGCTGCGGGCCCTGCGAGATGCCCTCGGGCGCTGCCGCCGCAGCAgtctgtga
- the MAB21L4 gene encoding LOW QUALITY PROTEIN: protein mab-21-like 4 (The sequence of the model RefSeq protein was modified relative to this genomic sequence to represent the inferred CDS: inserted 3 bases in 2 codons; deleted 1 base in 1 codon; substituted 4 bases at 4 genomic stop codons) has product MVFLPTYFCSYFEQIWNGGGAAMAASTSHWHNCLRVSCENQGLENFMLPLLKNAHIRQPCFLIGCARNLEALELAPCASKDAVTMDVTLLVXLWPLAXQPRDIPARHPPGLGPCSVEMFSPGTDLEDQTSTIGVMEQGGGAVLQHLKELLVSAIMSCQCCFLLQPGDFSTKSRQENAMEGSLLIHSSWKSVHFDMIPVVRRCQEPPWLRGCQSDRGFPKGSLGKAAREAHFXPATPHCRRHNVVQLDAWPLLGVQSLLSEVACSPPHYTQGSTELFPSPEDXQDLDISVYMLLVILLHCLVIQHLPHLVHLDENLLXGEAPHLASLYRKVESFDRPPRSFFHFHFVIPAYAVSWMTDPGTQALLHLPAKDGSYXDTSYFDILLSQVTAVHQLLL; this is encoded by the exons ATGGTCTTCCTGCCCACATATTTTTGCTCCTACTTTGAGCAGATTTGGAatggtggtggagctgccatGGCAGCCAGCACTTCCCACTGGCACAACTGCCTCAGAGTGTCTTGTGAAAACCAGGGGCTGGAGAATTTCATGCTGCCCTTGCTGAAGAATGCCCACATCAGGCAGCCTTGCTTCCTCATAGGCTGTGCCAGGAACCTGGAAGCCTTAGAGTTGGCTCCCTGTGCCTCCAAAGATGCTGTCACCATGGATGTCACCCTGCTGGT ATTGTGGCCACTGGCCTGACAACCCAGGGACATTCCAGCCAGACACCCCCCAGGTCTAGGACCTTGTTCTGTGGAAATGTTCTCTCCAGGAACCGACTTGGAGGACCAGACCAGCACA ATAGGCGTGATGGAGCAAGGAGGTGGTGCagtactccagcacctcaaagagCTCCTTGTTTCAGCCATCATGAGCTGCCAATGCTGCTTCCTGCTCCAG CCAGGTGACTTCAGCACCAAAAGTAGGCAGGAAAATGCCATGGAGGGTTCCCTGCTGATCCACAGCAGCTGGAAGTCTGTCCACTTTGACATGATCCCTGTGGTGAGGAGGTGCCAGGAGCCACCCTGGCTCAGGGGGTGTCAGAGTGACAGGGGCTTCCCCAAAGGTAGCCTTGGGAAGGCTGCAAGAGAGGCCCACT ATCCTGCCACCCCCCACTGCAGGAG GCACAATGTGGTGCAGTTGGATGCTTGGCCCCTCCTTGGGGTCCAGTCCCTCCTCTCTGAAGTAGCATGCAGCCCTCCCCACTACACACAGGGGAGCACagagctcttcccctcccccgaGGACTGACAGGACCTAGACATCTCTGTCTATATGCTCCTGGTGATTCTCCTCCACTGCCTGGTCATCCAGCACCTGCCCCACTTAGTGCATCTGGATGAGAACCTCCTCTAAGGGGAAGCCCCACACCTCGCTTCCCTATACCGTAAGGTGGAGAGCTTTGACAGGCCCCCACGAAGCTTCTTCCACTTCCATTTTGTCATCCCTGCATATGCTGTAAGCTGGATGACAGACCCTGGCACCCAAGCCCTTCTTCACCTTCCTGCCAAGGATGGGTCCTACTAGGACACATCCTACTTTGACATCTTGCTCAGCCAGGTAACAGCAGTCCATCAGCTGCTCTTGTGA